Genomic segment of Candidatus Thermoplasmatota archaeon:
TTGTTGCGCGCATCTGGTTGACCATAGATAACCCTTGCTGTCCCTGTGTTCTGTAGCAAGTCGGGTGATGAGGAGATCGAGGCGGTTACGCCCTGACCTCCCAGCACTGCATGTAATGGCGGAGTCTTGATAGCGGAAACGCGGTGAGTGAGGTGATGCCAGTCAATGGTGTCGTGTCAAGCCTGGAGTCGTACCTTCGAGTCGACCAAGACTTTCCCAGGCACAGCCGCAGAACGTGCTCGATATGTGGGGGGATACAAGATTCCCGAATGGGCACGGAGTTCGTGTGTGGGTGCGGATGGCACCTAGATAGGCACATCAATGCCAGCCTGAACCTGCTGCAGACAGCCGTCTCCAACGGGATGGCAGGGGGTCTACGGTTCGACCCCGGCGCGTTCCAGCATGACGTGATGATGATCCTATACGAGCCAGCGATGGCCGCACGGTCGGAGCCGAATGGAACGAGTTGCAT
This window contains:
- a CDS encoding transposase → MPVNGVVSSLESYLRVDQDFPRHSRRTCSICGGIQDSRMGTEFVCGCGWHLDRHINASLNLLQTAVSNGMAGGLRFDPGAFQHDVMMILYEPAMAARSEPNGTSC